The Tautonia plasticadhaerens nucleotide sequence ATCGGCATCGCCGAGGCCGACCTGGCCGACCTCTACGAGCGTCGGATCGAGCCGGCCGAACGCCGGGAGCGGCACGGTAGGGAGGCGCCCGAGCGGGCCGAACGGTTCGGGCTGGCCCTGCTGGCGGGCCTGGCGGTGGGGCTGATCGGCTCATGGCCCCGGAGGAGGAGGCCGACCAGGGCCCGGCCCTGGTGGACGACCTGGATGATGATCGGGGTCGCCTCGGCCGCGGTCGGCGCGGCGGAGGCGCCGGACGAGGGATCGATCGCGGGGCTCGTCACTTCGGGGAGGGTCGCGTTCAATCGAGGGGAGCTCGTCGAGGCGCTCGCCCGATTCGACCGGGCCGCCGCCCTCGCACCCGGGGACCCGATCGCGGGGTACAACGCCGCCGCGGCGCTCTACCAGCTCGGCCGATTCGACGAGGCCCGCTCCCGATACCTCGCCTCCCGGGCCCGGGCGGACGACCGGCTCCGGACCAAGATCGACTACGCCCTGGGCAATACCGCCGTCGCCCTGAGGGACATCCCCTCGGCCCTCCGGCACTATGACGACTGCCTCGGTTCGACCGCCCGAGGCGACGCGTTCGACCTGATCCGCGCCTTCGCCCGGGAGAACCGCGCCTTTGCCGAGCGCCTCGCCAACCCGGGGGCCTCGACCTCCGACGGCGACGGCGACGGCGACGGCGACGGCGACGGCGAGGAGGCCGACGTGCCTTCCGGTGGGGACGGGGACGACTCCCGGGGCGAAGGGGACGAGGGCGACGCCCCCGGTGAGGGCCCGGACGGCGGCCCGGGGCCCGGCCCCGATCCCGCCGGGGGCCCGGACGGGACGGGCGGTGATCCGGGCCCCGGGGGCCCGTCCGGGACGGCGGCCGCGCCGGGGTCGGGCACCGCCTCGGGGGGGGCGACCCGGGGGGATTCGCCGGCCGACCGCCTCGCCCGGGCCGTCAAGTCGATCCGGGACGCCCGTGACCGCCGCCTGCCGGACGTGCCGCACGCCCCCCCCCCGGGCTCGTCGGGGCGCCCGAGATGGTAATCCGAATCCTCCCGTCGCCTCCGCCATCCCCGAGGCCGGGCCGACCGGGACACCCCGACTCCTGGCCCGGCAATCCCCCGTGCGGGCTGGAGCCGGGGCCGGGGCCGGCCCGCCCCGCTCCCCGTCGGGCCGAGGGACCGGCGCCCTCGGGTCGTCCCAAGCCCGGCGGGCGCGTCCTGCCGGCGTTCGTCGGGATGGCGGTCGTCCTGGCGGTCGCGCCGGGCCCGTCGACGGCGGCCGGGCAGGCCGAGGGGCTGCCGGTGCGAGTCGAGGCGTCGACCCGGGGGCCGCACTACGTCGGCCAGGCGATCCCGTTCCGGGTCCTCGTCACGGCCGGGGCGACCGAGCCGACCGTCGAGGCGCCGACCGCTCCCGAGCTGGACGTGATCCCGGCGACGGTCGAGGTGAGGCCGGTGTCAGCCAGCTCGATCGGGACGATCGTCCAGGAGACGAACCTGTATCGGTTCACCTACTTCCTCGTCCCCCGTCGGGCCGGGCCGATGCTCGTGCCCGCCTTCCGGGCGAGGGCCGACGGCCGATCGGGCGCCAGCGGCCCGACCCGGCTGGAGCCGAAGCTGCCGCCGTCCGAAGGGCGGCCCTCGTGGTTCCTGGGGGGGATCGGGCCGCTCGAGGTGGGGGTGGTCGCCCGGCCGGGGGCGACCCGGCTGGGGGAATCGGCGGTGGTGGAAGTCACACTCGACGGCCCCGGCGCGCTCGGGTCGACGAATCGCCCGACGCTCCGGCTGGGTGACGGGTCCGAGGACGGGGCGGCGGTCGAGCCCATGCCGCCGAGGTCGAGCGACTCGCCGCCGTCCCGCACCTTCCCGTTCCGGGTCCGGCCGGGGTCGGCCGGGACGACCACGATCGAGCCAGTGCTCGTCTCCTGGTTCGACCCGGGGTCGAGGTCATACCGGACGGTCGGCTCCGGCGGCGTCTCGCTCCGGGTGGAGGACCCTCCCGGGTTCGACCCCTCGGCCATTGAGGTGGCGAGCGTCGGGGAGGAGCCGAGGGCGAGGGGCCCCGGCGATCGCCTCGGGGCCGCGCTGGCCGCGATCGGGGCGGCCGGCTCGGCGGGCGTGCTTTCGGTCCTGGCCTGGGGGTGGGGACGGCGACGGCGGCGGTCGCCGGGCCGCTTCGCGAGGCGGCAGGCCGCCCGGATCGAGGCCGCCGACGCACCGACGAGGGCAGGGCTGGTGTCCGAGGCGCTGGCGGGCTACCTCAGCCGGGCGATCGGCCATCCGGGAGGTGAGCTGACCCCTCCCGAGGCCCGGGGGGCGATCGGGCTGGCCACGGGCGATCCCGGGCTGGCCGATCGGGCGGCCCGACTCGTCGAGGCCTGCGACACGGCCCGCTATTCCGGCCGGGCGGGGGGGGGGACGGCCTGGGGGATGCGGCGGGGCTGTTCCGGGATCTGGCCCGGGTGAGATCGACCGGAATCGGCCGATCGACGGCGGCCGGCGGTGACCCGCCGGCCTCGGCATCGAGCAATCGGGTGGGGGCCGCATGAGGGGGCCCCCACGTCTCGCGTCGGCCGACGGCCCGACCGTGACGGTCCGGGCATCGGCCGGAATCATCGGGCGGCGGTCGCCGCCGGGGCGGGTCGGTGTTCGGTCCGACCCGCTCGATTCGCATCACTCAGGTGGGATCAGAGGTAGCTGAACAATTCCTTGAAGGCGCCCCGCTTCTGCTCGGCCTTGACCGAGGCATTGTGGGCCTCGTAGTCGCCGAGGTCCAGCGGAGGGATGGTCCGGTTCATCAGCATCTCGATGTTGGTCAGCGGATCGCCCTGATCGGGGGTGACGAACAGGTAGGCGACGCCGTTGCGTCCCATCCGGCCGGTCCGGCCGATCCGGTGGACGTAGTTCTCCGGGTCCTCCGGGATGTCGTAGTTGACGACGTGGCTGATGCCGTCGACGTCGATGCCCCGGCCGACCACGTCGGTGGCCACCAGGACGGGGATCTCCCCCGTGCGGAAGGCCTTCATCACCTTGTCGCGGGAGGTCTGGGGCAGGTCGCCGTGGATCACGGCCACGCCCTTGACGACGCGACGGATGCGGTCGGCCAGCTTGTCGGCCCCGCGCTTGGTGCGGGTGAAGACGAGGCACTGCTCGGGTTGCTCACGCTGGAGCAGGTGGACCAGCAGCTCGGTCTTCTTGTCCTGGTCGACGGTGACGTAGAACTGGTTGACGGTCTCGGCCGACGGCTCGTCCTTGGAGAGGAGCATCTCGACGGGCTCGAACATGTACTTGTCGGCCAGGCGGCGGATCTCCGGCTCGATGGTGGCCGAGAGCAGCAGCGTCTGGTGCGGGTCGGGGACCCGTCGGAGGATCTTCTCGATGTCGGGGCGGAACCCGATGTCGAGCATGCGGTCGGCCTCGTCCAGGACGACGTGCACGACGTCGCCGAGGTACAGGGTGCCGCGACGGATGTGGTCGATGACCCGACCGGGGGTGCCGACGACGATGTCGACGCCGCGCTGCAGCGCCCGCAACTGCTTCTCGATCGGCTGGCCGCCGTAGACGGCGCAGATGGCCACGTCGCGATTGGCCGCGAGGTTGTCCATCTCGGCGACGATCTGCTGGGCCAGTTCCCGGGTCGGCGCGAGGATCAGGGCCTGGGGGCCCTTGCCGCGCTCTTCCAGCATCTCGATCAGCGGGATGCCGAAGGCGGCCGTCTTGCCGGTGCCGGTCTTGGCCTGGCCGATGATGTCGCTGCCGTCCAGCGCCTCGGGGATGACGGCGGCCTGGATCGGAGAAGGGGTGATGTAGCGGATGCGTCGCAAGGCTTCGAGCATCTCGGGGCTGAGCCCCAGGTCGGAGAAGTCGATTTCCGGCTCCTCAACGGCTCGCTGGATCAAAAAGACCTCCTCGTGGGGGATGGTCGGGGTTCAGAGGTGGGATCGGGGCGAACAATGCCCCGAGGTTGGAAGGGATTGCGTCGATCCTTTCACGCTAACTTGCCAGACGCCGCCGGTCAAGGCGGAACGGACGGCCGGGGCGTTCGGGCCGGGCCCTTGCGGGGTCATGCACCTACCGATACGCTTTTCCTAGGATACGGTCGATCGCCGAGGGCGGTTCGATCCGGCCGCGGACGCGGGCCGGTTCGGGCGGCCCGAGGCCCTGATCCGCCCCCGTCTTGTCTCCCGGGAGCCTCGCGCCATGGCCGACCAACCGAACTCCGGCGGCGACATCCAGCAGAAGTATCGTCAGTTTCTCGACCTGCTGCCGCTGACCATCAGCCTCGCCGGCCTGCCCCCGAGCGAGGGACGATTGTTCACCGAGGACCAGATCGAGGCGCGCGCCATGACGGTCCGCCACGCATATCGGGTCGCAAAATCGACGGTCAGGGAACTGCTGGGCGGGTCGTAAGAGGCGTGAGCAGGGTTCCGGCTCGGGCAGGTCAGGGGGCCCGATTCGGGCCCTTCGGCGCTGGCCCGATGCGGGTGTCGAGCCGATATGAAGGTCGTGGCGGCCGGGGGCCGCGATGCCAGCCCGGCGTCGCGGCCGGGAGCCGGCCGCCGCGTCGACCCGAGACCGACTCCCCACTCGCGAAAGGCCATCCCTTGAAGACGACGCACCCCGCGGGGCACCACCGACCCCGGAAACGGCTCCGCGCCGTGCTGGTCGGGCTGGGCCTCGACGACGCCGACGCGACCCAACGGATCATCAACGGCGATCAATGCCTGATCCTCGGCGGGTCGGAGCAGACGCACGCCGAGATGCTGGAAACGGTGCTCAGGCTCGAATCGGAGCTGGAGCGTCGCGGCCAGAGCCTCGGCGAGGTGTCGCCGGCCGACCTGGCCGACATCGCCTGGCGGATCGACTCCCCCGAGTTGCACCGGGTCGCGCTTCGGATGCATCACGAGCTGCGCCGACGGGGGCTGAGCTTCCACGAGTCGTCCCCCGAGCTGCTGACCGAGATCAGCCTCGGCGAGGACTCCTGAACAGCCCTCCCGCCGCGACGACGCGGCGACGTCCCGATCCGATCGATCGTTCGATCCGACCGGGGCCGGGGCCCCGACGGCCCGGAGCTTCGGAGAGGCCAATCGACCTCCCCTCTCCCCCGCTCCGCGCCCTCGAGGCCCCGGTCCCGCCCGATCGGCCCCGAGGGCCGGGCCGGACCGATCAAAGCACGTCCGAGCCGCCCAGGCGGAACAGGCGCCGGGCGTTCTCCGTCGAGATCCTCGCCAGCTCGGCGGCCTCCATGCCTCGAAGCTCGGCGATCCGGGAACAGGTGACGGCCACCCGGGCCGGCTCGTTGGTCTTGCCCCGGAAGGGGTGGGGGCTGAGGTACGGGCTATCGGTCTCCACGAGCAGCCGGTCCGCCGGCATCCGGGTGGCGACCTCCCGGAGCGGGTCGAGCGACGGGTTGCGGAAGGTCACCATCCCGGCGAACGACAGGTGCAGGCCCAGCGCGAGGAACGCCTGGGCGTCGTCCCACGTGCCGGTGAACGAATGGAGGATGCCGGGGACGGGCCTCCCCAGTCGTTCCAGCTGCGCCACGACGTCCGACTCGCACTCCCGGCAATGGATGACCACGGGGAGGTCATGCTCGGCGGCCAGGGCGAGGTGGCGGTCGAAGGAGTCCTGTTGCTGGGGGAACGGGGTGTCGTCCCAGTAGCGGTCGAGGCCCGTCTCGCCGACGGCCACGACCTTCGGCGCCCGGACCCGATCGACCACGCGTCCCCAGTCCTCGGGCCCGGCCTCGGCGACGTGGTTCGGCTGGATGCCGACGGCGGCGAAGACGCCGGGGCGGGCCGAGGCGATCCCGATCACCGCGTCGGCCGAGTCGGCCGTCGTGGCGATCGCCACCACCTGCTCGACGCCGGCCGCCCGGGCGCGATCGAGCGCGGCGTCGAGCTGATCGAGGAGCCGGGGGTCGTCGAGGTGGGCGTGGGTATCGACCAGCGGGGAGAGGCGGGGGGTGGGGGGGCGAGGCTCGGCCACGGCGTCAGTCCCCCCGGACCGGCTGGTCGTCCCCGCCGGGGGCCGGGTCGCCGTCGAAGTAGCCGACGACCTCGAAGCGGTAGCCGGTCACCCGGAACCCTCGACGACCGAGACGGCCGACCAGTTCCGGGTCGAGCGCATCGATCAACCCGGGGGCGTAGGGGGTCGGCAGGTCCTGCACCGCCCCGGACCGGAGGCAACGGAGGTGGTAATGGCCCTCGGTCCGGGCGTCATATCGGGCCGAGCCCTCGACGGAGGGGAGCTTGATCACCAACCCGCCGTCGACGAGCGCCTCCAGCGCGTTGTAGACGGTCGCCAGGCTGAGGCTGGGGATCGACCGCCGGACGGCCTCGAAGACCTGCTCGGCGGTCGGGTGCTGGTCGGATCGTCGCAGGAAGGCGAAGATTTCCTCGCGCTGACGGGTCGGTCGCCGGCCGGAGGCCTCCAGGGCCGCCCGCAACTCCTCGGTCTCGTCGGGAACCTCGGGCATCGAATTGCCGGTCATGCGGGGGCCGGGCCGATCGGGGGGACCATCCCCGCGCGGCCGATGGATTCGTCTGCTCGTTGACCGCCATTGTCCGGGGGCGACGGCCCCGGAGTCAACCGCCGCCGGGACGGACGAGGGCGTCCGTCCCGGCGGCCGGCCGGTCGGTCGTGGGTCAGGCATCCTCGCCGAAGAGGTCTTCGAGGGCGTCGCCGACCGGGTCGGCGGGGCGGTCGCCCTCCCCCCCGGCCCACCGCCTGCCGACCCCCTCGACGGACGCACCGGAGTCGTCGGGGAAATTGCCTGTGGCCACCAGCCGGAAGAACAGCGGCGAGAGCACCGGGACCGCCCCCTCGCCGAGCGGGTTGAAGGTGACGGCGACCTCGGGCTCGAGCACCCCGTCGCGGATCGTCCAGGTGCCGGTGACCGGGTCATACACGGTCAGGTCGGGACGGGTGTCGCCGTCGTAATCGGAGATGGCGGCGACCTGGCCGTCGTCCGCGTAGCTCACCGGGAAGGCGCCGCTGAAGTTCGGGGCCTCGCCGGCCGAAGGGAAGATGAACCAGCGGAGATTGCCGCCCAGGTCGGTGATGGAGCGGAAGGTGGCGATGTCGTCCCGCCCGTCGTCATTGTAGTCGGCCACGACCGGCTGGTCGGCATTCCCGCCGGCGCCGAAGTCGACCGGGAAGCCGCCGATCTTCTGCGAGAATCGGCTGTCATTGGGCCCCGACGGCAGGACGAACCACTGCGACTGCCCCTCCTTGCCGGGCAGGTCGCTGATCGGCCGGAAGGTGGCGATGTCGGCCCGGTCGTCCCCGTCGAAGTCGAAGGGGACCGGCAGGTCGACGCCGCCGGGGGCGCCGAAGAGGACGTCGAAGGCGCCGACCTTGGTCTCGAAGCCGTTGGGGTTGGGCATCGACGGCAGGATGAACCACTGGGCGTTGCCGGGATTGATGTCGCTGTTGGCCCGGAAGGTGGCGATGTCGGTGGTGCCGTCGCCGTCGTAGTCGGCCGGGGCCGGGCGATCGAGCACCCCCGGGGCGCCGAAGTCGGCGCGCCGGATCAGGCCCTCCGAGCCCGAGAGCCTGATGAACCAGGACGAGAAGAGCGGGGTTCCCCCGGCCTCGGCCCCGGCGGTCGGGTCGACCACGGCGACATCGGTCTTGAGGTCACCATCGAAGTCGCCGGCGACGGGGATGACGTCCGAATCGACGCCGGGGATCACGAGCGTCTCGGTGGGGTTCCCCTGCCGGGCGTACCTGATGGCGAAGACGCCGCCCTGGGCGGGATCGAATCGGTACAGCGCCAGGTCCGCGATCCCGTCGCCGTCGTAATCCCCGATCAACCGATCGGGCGTGCCGTCGCCGGGGCCGCCGGGGTCTCCCGGGCCGCCGGGATCTCCCGGGCCGCCGGGGTCTCCCGGGCCGCCGGGGTCTCCCGGGCCGCCGGGGTCTCCCGGGCCGCCGGGGTCTCCCGGGCCGCCGGGGTCTCCCGGGCCGCCGGGGTCTCCCGGGCCGCCGGGGTCTCCCGGGCCGCCGGGATCTCCCGGGTCGGTACCCGGTGAGAAATCGAGGGTCGCGAAGTAAGTCCCTGACTCGTCCCCCGTGTCGGGCGGCGAGACCCCGGCGAGGTCGAAGGGCCCCTCATACAACCCGACGACCGAGACGAGGTCGCCGGTCCCCCCGACGAGTTGGGCGACGCCGTCGTTCCCCTCTCCGCCGATCTGGAGGTGTTGGAGGTAATTGCCGTCGGCGTCGAGCCTCACGACGTACCCATCGCTCAGGCCCCGAGAGGTGACGTTGGCGGTGCCCGCGCCGGGGTCCAGGTCGAGCGTCCCGTCGAAGGTGCCGCCGAAGGTGATCACCCCGGACGCGTCGAGGGCGAGGCCGATGGGGATGTTCGGGGTCGAGTTGCCGATCAGCCGGGCCCAGGAGGGGGCCAGGCCGGCGTCCCATCGGGCGACGACGAGGTCGAAATTGCCGGCCCCCGGGAGCGGCTCCGACTGCCCCCCGAGGTCGACCCCGTCGATGAAGGGCCCGATCGTCACGACCGACTCGACGGTCTCGCCCGAGGTCAGCAGGGCGACGCTGTTCCACTGGTCGAAGCCGCCCCCCCCGGTGGTGTCGACGGCCCGGAATGCCCCCTGGGAGGAGAGGCGGAGCAGGAAGCCGTCGAAGCTGGGGAGCGAGCCGGGGCCCTCGTTGATCGCGCTGGAGCGGAGCTGCTGGCCGGCGTCGGGGTCGAAGTCGGCCTGGCCCCGGAAGGAGCCGACCATGTAGAGGTCCCCGTCCGCCCCCGGTGCCACGGCCAGGCCCAGGGGGATCGCCACATCGCTGCCGGACGTGGATCGGATCGTCTTGGCGAAGTCGAGGCCGCGGTCGGCGTCGAGCTTCACGAGATACAGGTCGTTGGAACCCTCGACCGGGAGGCTCGCCGGCCCCGGGTCGAGGTCCGTGGTCCCCTCGATGAGCCGACCGATGACGTACGCCGCCCCCTGGGGATCGACGGCGACGAAGGTGGGCCCGGTGTCGGCGATGTCGGCCGTCGAGCCGGCCAGGCGGACGGCCGAGCCGAAGCCGCCCCCGGCGTCGAGGGTGAGCACGAAGGCCCCCGTGCCCGAGGGCGTCCGGTCCTCGGTCGGGGACAGATCCAGGTCGACGGCCGGGGTCGACGAGCCGACGGCCACCAGCTCGCCCGACGGGCCGGCGGCCAGGCCGGTGAGCGAGAACTGGGCGTTGTCGTTGACGGGGGCCGGCACCGTGATCGTCCGGACCCAGAGCAACGCGCCGGAGGCGGAATACTTGGCGAAGAAGGCGTCCCCCACGGGGTCGCCGCCGGTGTCGCCGTCCCGGATCACCTGGCCGACCCCGGGGTCGAAATCGACCTGGCCCCGGAACCGTCCGCCGAGGAAGAGGTTGCCGTCGGCATCCGTCGCGACCTGGGCCCCGCTGACCTGGGGAGGGCCGTCGAGCGTCCCCAGCAGCGGGACGCCGATCTCGCCGGCGAGCAGCGTGCGCGCCTCGAGCCATTCCACCCGGGCCGATCGCCTCGCCCGCCTGCGGTTCGCTGAATCCATCGGTGTTCCTCTCGGTAATCCGAACTGGGTCGCACGACCATCGGGGGTCCTGGGCGGGTCGGTCAGGTCGCCCGCCAGGGCCGCCCGGGGGGGCGGGGGAGTTCGCCGAACGGCATGAATCGGGGTGGCCGGGACCGGTCGACGCGGGGTGGGTGATGAGGGCTCTCGCCGGGCCGATCCAGGAGGATAAGCGTATCGTATCATTTGATACCGGGCAAGTTTGGGGGACGAGGGCGGCGTTGCAAACACGAAACATCGCCCGGCGACGGCCCGGGGAGCCCGGCGGCCCGGCGGCGGGGGCGGGCCGGTCGCTGGTGAGGCTTGACAGGGGATCGAGCCGAGGGTTACAGTGTCTGCAATGGGCCGGGGTGCAGCCGATGCGCCCTGGTTCGGGGTCGGGGGACGCATCCGGTCTCGGGTTGCTTCGGCCGCGGGGCACTGCGGCGACGGTTGTCGAGGCCGTTCGCCCGGCCCGGGTTTCGAAGCGACCGAGGTCCAGCGACGCTGCGATTGCGGCGTCCGGTCGCACCACGGTGGTCGGGCCCGATTGAGCCCCGCCCATCGTCGAGCACCGGAGGGCCGGGCCGCCGCCGCATCGGCCGGCCTGGCGACTCGCGTCGGAGGAGTCGGATGAGCGTCGATCTGGTCCGGATCGTGGACAGCATCCACCGCGAGAAGAACATCCCCAAGGAAGTCCTCTTCGAGGGGTTGCAGTCCGCGCTGGCCACTGCCGCCCGCAAGCATTACCCCGACGCGGCGGACATCACCGTCACGATCGACCCGGACACCGGCCGGATCGCCACCGTCAAGGACGGCGAGCCGGTCGAGCCGCCGGACTTCGGCCGGATCGCCGCCCAAACGGCCAAGCAGGTGATCATCCAGAAGATCCGGGAGGCCGAGCGCGACACCCTCTTCGACGAGTTCGACGTGCTCCGGGGCGAGATGGTCACCGGCACGATCCAGCGGTTCGAGGGGGGGGCCGTCACCGTCAACCTGGGCAAGACCGACGGCCTGCTGCCCCGCTCCGAGTCGATCCCCGGCGAGAGCCACCACCCCGGCGAGCGGGTCCGGGCCATCGTGCTGGACGTCCGCAAGGTCGGCCAGCGCGTGAAGATCATCCTCAGCCGGACGCACCCGGACTTCGTCCGACGCCTCTTCGAGCTGGAGATCCCCGAGATCGCCGACCAGACGATCCAGATCCGGGCCCTGGCCCGGGAGGCCGGCTACCGCTCCAAGGTGGCCGTCAGCTCGCTGGACCAGAAGGTCGACGCGGTCGGTGCCTGCGTCGGCGTGCGGGGGACCCGGATCAAGAACATCGTCGACGAGCTGGGGGGGGAGCGGATCGACATCGTCCGCTGGAACGACGCCCTGCAAGTGCTCATCCCCAACGCCTTGCAGCCGGCCGAGATCGAGGAGGTCTTGCTCTGCAACCTCCTGGGCCGGGCGATCGTCCTGGTCCGCGACGACCAGCTGTCGCTGGCCATCGGCCGGCGGGGCCAGAACGTCCGGCTGGCGTCGAAGCTCGTCGGCTGGGACATCGAGATCATGACCAGCGAGGAGCTGGACGAGCTGATCGACAAGGCCGTCGGCCAGTTCTCCGCCCTGGAGGGTTGCGACGCGGACCTGTCCAACCGGCTGGTCGAGCAGGGGATCCTCAGCTACGACGACCTGTCGATCATGGAGATCGACGACCTGGTGAACACGATCGAGGGATTGGACGAAGAACTGGCACGAGGGTTGGTTTCCCAGTCCGAGCAGCTGGCCGAGCAGGCCGAGCAGGACGACCTGCCCCGCCGCAAGGGTGCCCGGGCGACCCCGGCCGCCCCCGTCCCGGAGGCCGAGGGCGCCGCCGAGGCCGGCTCGTTCTCGATCGAGGATCTGGCCGGCGAGCCCCCGATCGGGGAGGCCGCGGACTCGGGGATCGAGCCCCCCGACGGCCTGGCCGCTTCGGATGAGCCGGTCGACGCGGACGCGGACCCCGACCCGGCCACCGACCCCGACGCCCTGGACGACGACGGCTCCCGCGAGGACGCCGGTCACGACGAGGAGCCGGCCGAGCAGGAGGCCGCCTACGGATCGCACGACATCGACCTGGCCGACGAGGCCGGGCACGTCGAGCACCGGGGGCACGAGGTCACCCACCCGCCGATCGACGAGGAGAACCCCGAGGAGGACGAGGACCGGACGCCCGACATCGGCGTCGGTACCGTCCTTGCATCATCCCGAGCCGAGGAGGGCCCCGACGCCGGCGACGAATCGTCGGAGGAGGACCGCCCGGCCCCCCCGATCCCCGACCCCGATGCCCCGGCGGCCGACGAGGCCGAGACCCCGGGGCCGGACTCTCCGGAGCGCCCCGCGATGGACCCGAATCAGCCATGATCCCCGCGACGGTCCCACCCCGACCGCCGCGGGCCGGCCGAGTCGCCCCCACCGCCATCACCGCCCCCTCCTGAGCGTCGCCCCGGGCCCCGCCCGGCCGCGACGCGGCCCGGAGGCCCGGGAAATTGGCCTGGCACGACCGGTCGGCCGAGACCACAATACCGACCGGGCCGCCCCCAAGGGCCGGGGGCTGCCGAGCCATGAGGAGGAGCCGTTGTCCGCGAACAAGATGCGTGTCCACGAGTTGGCGAAGGAACTCGGTCTGGAGAAGGCCAAAGACTTGATCGAGCGGATCCAAGAATGGGGCCTGGACGTCAAGCCGAGCCCGGCGGCCGGGGTCGATGAGGAAACGGCCGACGAGATCCGTCGGCGGATGATCGCCTCCCCCGCGGCGCCCTCGACCGGCGCCGACCAGGCCACCCCCACCCCCACACCCCCCCGATTGCCCGCATCGGCCGCATCGGCCGCGGAGTCGACCCCCGAGACCCCGACCGCGGAGGCCCCCGCCATCAGCTCGACCGCCGCCTCCCCCCGGACCCAGGGCTCCCCCGCCCCGACTTCGCCGTCCAGCCAGGCGCAGGCGGACGCGCCCCAGGCGCCGCCGACGCCCCCGCCTTCGCAGAAGGCCCCCGCCCGCCCGGCCGAGCCGGCCCCCCGAGCCGGGGCCTCGCTGGCCCAGCCGCCGGCCGGTTCCGCCCCCCGCCCCTCGCAGCCCCCGCCGATGTCACAGACGCCCCCGGCCCCGTCGTCTCGACAGGCCGGCCCCCTCGCCGGGCACACCCGAGGGGGCGGCACCGGCCATCGGCCCTCCGGCCCGGCCCAGGCCGGCCCCCAGGGCGGGGCCGAGCCCCGGCCCCGGCCCGGCTCCGGCCAGGGCCCCCAGTCGGGCCGGCCCCTGGATCGCAGCGACTACATCGGCCCGGCCGGCACCCGCCATGCCGCGCCGGGTCGCCCCGGCCAATCCCCGTCCCCCCGCAGGCCCGGCGATTCGGGCGACTCCGGCCGCCGCGAGGGGCCCAGGCCGGGCGGCCGCCCCCTGCCCCCGGTCGCCAGCGGCGGCGGCGGACGCCCCCTGCCCCCGGTCGCCCCGCCCTCGGGACCGCCGAAGCGGGGCGACGGTCCCCGGCCCGGCGGCGGCCCGGCCTCCGGTGGCAACGCCCAGCCGAAGCAGCGCTTCACCCGGGAGGAGATGCTGGAGCTGATGCGTCGCGGGCAGCTGCCCACGACGCCCCCCCCCGCCGGCCGTGAAGGAGCCCGGGGCCCGCTGCCCACCGGCCCGCTGCCCACCGGCCCGCTGCCCACCGGCCCGACCGCCCGGGGCCCGATCCCCGGGGCCCCGGCCCGGAAGTCCGGCTCCGACTTCGAGGAGGAGGATCGCAAGGGCAAGGGCGGCCCCGGCGGCGGACGCTTCGGCGGCGGCGGCGGCCCCGGTGCCGGCACCGGCGGCGGCGCCACCGACCGCGCCGCCCGCCGCAAGGCCCGCCAGGAACGCGCCAAGGACCGCGTCGTCTCGCCGGTCCCCGCGGCCGCGCTGCTCGACTCCGACGACGACGGCGGCCGTCGCCGCGGCCCCAAGCGGCACAAGAGCCGGGGCCCGGCCATCGCCCCGAGGAAGACCGCGGCGGAGATCGAGCCGCCGATCACCCTCCGGTCGCTCTCCGAGGCCATCGGCATCAAGGCCAACCAGTTGATGCGGCGGATGATGGACCTCTCCGGCCAGCTGGTGACCATCAACACCTCCCTCGAGGAGGACGCGGCCATCGAGCTGGCGATGGAGTTCGGGGTCGAGCTGTCGATCGCCCGCGAGGACACCGCCGAGGACGAGTTCGACCGGCTCCTCGAAGGCGCCCGGGCCGCCGAGACGGCGCCCGAGCACCTGCAGGCCCGCCCCCCGATCGTCACCATCCTCGGCCACGTCGACCACG carries:
- the nusA gene encoding transcription termination factor NusA, whose product is MSVDLVRIVDSIHREKNIPKEVLFEGLQSALATAARKHYPDAADITVTIDPDTGRIATVKDGEPVEPPDFGRIAAQTAKQVIIQKIREAERDTLFDEFDVLRGEMVTGTIQRFEGGAVTVNLGKTDGLLPRSESIPGESHHPGERVRAIVLDVRKVGQRVKIILSRTHPDFVRRLFELEIPEIADQTIQIRALAREAGYRSKVAVSSLDQKVDAVGACVGVRGTRIKNIVDELGGERIDIVRWNDALQVLIPNALQPAEIEEVLLCNLLGRAIVLVRDDQLSLAIGRRGQNVRLASKLVGWDIEIMTSEELDELIDKAVGQFSALEGCDADLSNRLVEQGILSYDDLSIMEIDDLVNTIEGLDEELARGLVSQSEQLAEQAEQDDLPRRKGARATPAAPVPEAEGAAEAGSFSIEDLAGEPPIGEAADSGIEPPDGLAASDEPVDADADPDPATDPDALDDDGSREDAGHDEEPAEQEAAYGSHDIDLADEAGHVEHRGHEVTHPPIDEENPEEDEDRTPDIGVGTVLASSRAEEGPDAGDESSEEDRPAPPIPDPDAPAADEAETPGPDSPERPAMDPNQP
- the infB gene encoding translation initiation factor IF-2; amino-acid sequence: MSANKMRVHELAKELGLEKAKDLIERIQEWGLDVKPSPAAGVDEETADEIRRRMIASPAAPSTGADQATPTPTPPRLPASAASAAESTPETPTAEAPAISSTAASPRTQGSPAPTSPSSQAQADAPQAPPTPPPSQKAPARPAEPAPRAGASLAQPPAGSAPRPSQPPPMSQTPPAPSSRQAGPLAGHTRGGGTGHRPSGPAQAGPQGGAEPRPRPGSGQGPQSGRPLDRSDYIGPAGTRHAAPGRPGQSPSPRRPGDSGDSGRREGPRPGGRPLPPVASGGGGRPLPPVAPPSGPPKRGDGPRPGGGPASGGNAQPKQRFTREEMLELMRRGQLPTTPPPAGREGARGPLPTGPLPTGPLPTGPTARGPIPGAPARKSGSDFEEEDRKGKGGPGGGRFGGGGGPGAGTGGGATDRAARRKARQERAKDRVVSPVPAAALLDSDDDGGRRRGPKRHKSRGPAIAPRKTAAEIEPPITLRSLSEAIGIKANQLMRRMMDLSGQLVTINTSLEEDAAIELAMEFGVELSIAREDTAEDEFDRLLEGARAAETAPEHLQARPPIVTILGHVDHGKTSLLDYIRKANVVASETGGITQHIGAYQVEQDGKPVTFVDTPGHEAFTAMRARGANVTDIAVVVVAADDGVMPQTREAISHAKAAGVQIVVALNKIDLPGVEANVNRILGELSAEGLIPEEYGGDVPVVRTSAVSGLGVDDLIATLAAIAEVYEYKANPDRPATGTCLEAEISEGRGVIATVLVQDGTLRVGDALVCGEGFGRVRALFDDKGRPIQEAGPSTPVEISGLDAVPTAGEKFAVLEEIGDAREVAETRRTRSRGVNLGEVKAVTLENLYSKMAEQKIKSLNVILKADVQGSLEALFKEIEKLENDEVPVRILHKGVGGITESDVMLADASEAIVIGFRVAPEDRAVSLAEEKSIDIRRYDIIYQVSDEIKQAIEGRLEPEIKEVHLGRAAVRQVFKISRGGAGTVAGCFVTQGTIERNAQARIIREGREIYKGAIEALRRFKDDVKEVRENFECGIKIAKYDDIKVDDVIEAYRIEVIRRTL